A stretch of Meiothermus sp. QL-1 DNA encodes these proteins:
- a CDS encoding RNA-guided endonuclease TnpB family protein — protein LEGRLKTATLKREGEHWYIVFVCEVEPRLLPPNDQAIGIDLGTNPHFLVTSEGEMVEAPRHYQKAQERLARKQRELSRKKRGGYRWNRVKRELAKLHRKIANQRRDFHHKIARRLVNKYGTIVHEDLNVLGLARSRTAKGVLDAGWGQFLAILAYKAAEAGRRVVKVDPKYTSQDCPACGHRQKRPLWIRAYTCPGCGTLFHRDVAAALNILARARTEPAGMDTARAVP, from the coding sequence CCTGGAGGGGAGACTGAAGACCGCCACCCTCAAGCGGGAAGGGGAGCACTGGTACATCGTCTTCGTCTGCGAGGTGGAGCCCCGGCTTCTTCCCCCCAATGACCAGGCCATCGGGATAGACCTGGGCACCAACCCCCACTTCCTGGTGACCTCGGAGGGGGAGATGGTCGAAGCCCCTCGGCACTACCAAAAGGCTCAGGAGCGGCTTGCCCGCAAGCAGAGGGAGCTATCCAGGAAGAAGAGGGGGGGCTATCGTTGGAACCGGGTGAAGAGGGAGCTGGCAAAGCTCCACCGGAAAATCGCCAACCAGCGCAGGGACTTCCACCACAAAATAGCAAGGAGGCTTGTCAACAAATATGGCACGATTGTCCACGAAGACCTGAACGTCCTCGGCCTGGCCCGCTCCCGCACCGCCAAGGGGGTGCTGGACGCGGGCTGGGGGCAGTTTCTTGCAATCCTCGCCTACAAAGCGGCAGAGGCTGGTAGGCGGGTAGTCAAGGTAGACCCAAAATACACCAGCCAGGACTGCCCAGCGTGCGGCCACAGGCAGAAGCGCCCCCTCTGGATACGGGCGTACACCTGCCCTGGGTGTGGGACGCTCTTCCACCGGGACGTGGCCGCAGCGCTGAACATCCTGGCCAGGGCTCGGACGGAGCCTGCGGGGATGGATACGGCAAGGGCCGTCCCGTGA